Part of the Paracoccus sp. MC1862 genome, AACTGAAGAAGGCCGCCGACCAGATCGCGCCCTTGATCGCCGTGCTGCACGAGGACGGCGTGCGGGTCGAGGTGATCGCACGGCTTGTGGGCGAGTTGAACCGCGCCGTCTTCCGCCGCCTGTGGGAACTGGTCGCGCCCGAGGATCTGCGCGCCGCATCCTGCCTGATCGTCATGGGCAGCGAGGGGCGGGGCGAGCAGATCATGCGGACCGACCAGGACAACGGCCTGATCCTGCCCGACGGCTTTCCCGAGGAACGGGCCGAACAGGCGACCGCCGCCTTCACCGCCGCGCTGGTCGATTTCGGCTATCCCCCCTGTCCGGGTGGCATCATGGCCAGCCGGCCCGACTGGCGGCGCACGGTGTCAGGCTACCGCGCCGCGATCGGGGAATGGATTCACGGGACCGATCCCGAGGGTCCGATGAACCTCGCCATCTTCATGGACGCCCTGCCGGTGGCCGGGGACACGGGCCTGCTGGATGGTCTCAAGGCGCATATGGGACGGCTGATCGCGGGCAACGACGCCTATCTGGCGCGCTTTGCCGCCTCGGCCAACAGCTTTGCCGAGGATGGAAGCTGGTGGAGCCGCCTGCCCGGCATGAAGGGCCGCGCGGGGGCCGAGATCGACATCAAGAAGCTGGGCATCTTTCCCATCGTGCAGGGCACCCGCGCGCTGGCGCTGCAATACCGCATCCCCGAGCTTTCGACGGCCGAGCGGCTGAGGGCTCTGGCCTCGGCCCGGCGGATCAGGCCAGGACTGGCCCGCGACCTGACCGACGCGCTGCATCTGCTGATGGGGGTCAAACTTGACAACAACCTGGCGCAGATGGCCGAGGGGCGGGTGCCGGACAACCTGATCCGGATCGATGCCCTTGGCACGCTGAACCGGCAGGGGCTGAAGCAGGCGCTGGCCATCGTGCGCGACTTCCGCGGCTGGCTGGTCCAGCATTTCAGGTTGGTCGCATGAGCGCGGACCTGTTCACCGAGGAAGCCGTCGCCGCGATGGTCCACGAGTTGCGGACCCCCGTGACCACGATCCGCGCGCTGGCGGAACTGATGCTCGACACGCCGGAGATGGAGGAGGACGAGCGGCGCGGCTTCCTGTCCATCATTGCGGATGAATCGCGCCGGCTGGGACGACTGGTCGACGAGGTTCTGGAGGCGGCGCGGATCGGATCGGCCGAGGCCGAGTGGCGGATGGAGGATCTGGACCCCTTGGCCCTGACCGCCGAGGCCGCGCGGCTCGCCACCGGGCTGATGCGGGAACGCGGTGTCGAACTGTCGCTGGACCTGCCGGCGACCGCGCCCCCGGTCCGGGGCGACCGCGACCGGCTGCTGCAGGTGCTGCTGAACCTGCTGTCGAACGCGGCGAAGGCTGCCTCGGGGCAGGGCGGGCACGTCGCCCTTGCGCTTGCCCCGGACAGGGACGCCGTGACCATCCGCGTCATCGACAACGGCCCCGGCATCGCGCCCGAGGATCGCGAGGCGGTGTTCCAGCCTTTCCACCGGCTGGGGCAGACAGGCACGGGCCTCGGCCTTCCGGTCAGCCGCCGCATCGCCCGGCGCCATGGCGGCAGCCTGTCGGTCGAGCCTTCCGACGCCGGCGCCTGCTTCGCCCTGTCCCTGCCGCTGGCGGAGGGTGCGGCATGACCCGCCCCGTCCTGATCGCCGATGATGAGCCGAACATCGTGATCTCGCTTGAGTTCATGCTGAAGCGCGAGGGCCATCGCGTGCTGATCGCCCGCAACGGGGCCGAGGCGCTGGACCTGATCCGGGCCGAGCGGCCCGCGCTGGTGCTGCTGGACGCGATGATGCCCGGCATGTCGGGATTCGAGGTCTGCGAGGCCGTGCGCGCCGACCCCGAGATCGCTGCGACCCCCATCCTGATGCTCACTGCCAAGGCCCGCCCCCCCGACATGGCGCGGGGCATCGGCGCGGGTGCCGACGCCTATGTCCCCAAGCCCTTTTCCACCCGCGACTTGATCGCGCGGGTGCGCGAGCTTCTGGGATGAGGCGGCGCGGCCTCGTGGCGGCGGTTCTTGCGCCGGGGGTCGCGCTTGCGCTGTGGGTCGTGCTGGGCGCGGTGGTGTTCCTGCTGGCGCTGGGACCGCGCAGCGCCGCCCTGCGGGCGACCTGGCGGGTGGCGCTGCAAAGCCACGGGATGCTGCTGGTGCTGTGGTGGCTGATCGCCGCGGCCCTTGCGGGCTGGCTGGTGCGCCAGCTTTACGGCCGCCTGGTCCGCGGCCCCGAGCGGCTGCTGGCCGCGACCCGCATCCTTGCCGCACAGGAAGATGCCGCCAGCCTGCCCGAAGCCGTCATGACGACCCGCGCGACCCGCGCCCTGGGGTCCGAGATCGAGCGGCTCGTGGCCGAGCGGCGCGAGTTGCGGGTCGAGATGGCGCGGCTGGTCGACGAGGCAAGCCGCAGCGTCGCCGAACAGCGCGACCAGCTTGCGGCGCTGATGGACGAACTGGATCACGCCGTCGCTGTCTGCAACCGCGACGGGCGCATGCTGCTTTACAACGCGCGGATGCGGAAGCTGGCCGGCCGGCTGGCGGTCGGCGCGGACAGGGTGGCGCTGGGCCGGTCGATCCATGCGGTGCTGGACCCCGCGGCCATCGGCCATGCGCTGGAAACGGTCGAAGGGCGGATCGCCCGGGGGGTGCCCGCCAGCGCCTCGGTCGCGCAGGTCGTCACCACCTCGGCCAACGGGCACCTGCTGCGCGTCAGTCTCGCCCCCGTGCAGCAGGCCGAAGGCGAGCGGGGCGAGCTGCGGGGCTACGTCCTGCTG contains:
- a CDS encoding DUF294 nucleotidyltransferase-like domain-containing protein, which translates into the protein MNNGRHLQDHAVGPSGPAVSLTSAAGHHAGRETLTLLSSQVRDAFLRKPFFVDGDTDIVTLCRLMAENGVTDALVRDGAGIGIFTTTNLRDVLLMDRPPAAIPVREVASFPAVSVPLDAELIEAMILMLRHRVHRVAVHEGRKIVGVLGQLDLMSFVANHSHLIAIQAAQAGTVAELKKAADQIAPLIAVLHEDGVRVEVIARLVGELNRAVFRRLWELVAPEDLRAASCLIVMGSEGRGEQIMRTDQDNGLILPDGFPEERAEQATAAFTAALVDFGYPPCPGGIMASRPDWRRTVSGYRAAIGEWIHGTDPEGPMNLAIFMDALPVAGDTGLLDGLKAHMGRLIAGNDAYLARFAASANSFAEDGSWWSRLPGMKGRAGAEIDIKKLGIFPIVQGTRALALQYRIPELSTAERLRALASARRIRPGLARDLTDALHLLMGVKLDNNLAQMAEGRVPDNLIRIDALGTLNRQGLKQALAIVRDFRGWLVQHFRLVA
- a CDS encoding response regulator transcription factor is translated as MTRPVLIADDEPNIVISLEFMLKREGHRVLIARNGAEALDLIRAERPALVLLDAMMPGMSGFEVCEAVRADPEIAATPILMLTAKARPPDMARGIGAGADAYVPKPFSTRDLIARVRELLG
- a CDS encoding sensor histidine kinase KdpD: MSADLFTEEAVAAMVHELRTPVTTIRALAELMLDTPEMEEDERRGFLSIIADESRRLGRLVDEVLEAARIGSAEAEWRMEDLDPLALTAEAARLATGLMRERGVELSLDLPATAPPVRGDRDRLLQVLLNLLSNAAKAASGQGGHVALALAPDRDAVTIRVIDNGPGIAPEDREAVFQPFHRLGQTGTGLGLPVSRRIARRHGGSLSVEPSDAGACFALSLPLAEGAA